One window of the Kwoniella dejecticola CBS 10117 chromosome 3, complete sequence genome contains the following:
- a CDS encoding Grx4 family monothiol glutaredoxin, translated as MSTSNLATVTSPEHFKTLLSEDLNRVSCLNFWAPWAEPCQAFNKQIEEESKKFPKVLFLNIEAEELSDISESFDIEAVPSFLLLRGHTLLARHSGSDISLLQSLLSQHSGSTSSSSAATGGLATSKAQPQAPPSEPKQRTEEEIVARCHELMNKHKVVLFMKGNPTSPKCGFSRQTVGLLREQGVEFAWFDIFSDEDVRQTLKKVNDWPTFPQIIVRGELIGGLDILREMIESGEFQEVLNGEDEEDVAEEK; from the exons ATGTCGACAAGCAATCTAGCGACAGTCACCTCGCCTGAGCACTTCAAGACCCTCCTTTCAGAGGATCTCAACAGGGTATCATGCTTGAACTTCTGGGCACCATGGGCTGAGCCTTGTCAAGCGTTCAACAAGCAAATAGAGGAAGAGTCAAAGAAGTTTCCCAAAGTCTTATTCCTCAAC attgaagcagaagagTTATCAGATATCTCAGAATCGTTCGACATAGAAGCCGTACCTTCATTCCTTCTCTTACgt GGTCATACCTTATTAGCTAGACACTCAGGATCAGATATCTCCCTCTTACAATCACTTCTCTCCCAACATTCAGGAtctacatcctcttcatcagcagcaacaggTGGATTAGCCACTTCGaaagctcaacctcaagcacCGCCTTCAGAACCGAAACAACgaacggaagaagagatcgtcGCTCGATGTCATGAACTGATGAACAAGCATAAAGTGGTTTTATTCATGAAGGGGAACCCGACTTCACCCAAATGTGGATTCTCAAGACAGACGGTAGGATTATTACGCGAGCAAGGCGTCGAATTTGCCTGGTTCGATATTTTcagcgatgaggatgtgagGCAGACTTTGAAGAAAGTGAATGATTGGCCGA CTTTTCCGCAGATCATCGTGCGTGGTGAACTCATAGGTGGATTAGATATtctgagggagatgatcgagtcgGGAGAATTCCAGGAAGTATTgaatggtgaagatgaagaagatgtagCTGAGGAGAAGTAG